TAGAGTCGAAAATCAGAGAAAAATCTGTGCACTTAAGGATTAATAGTGTGAAAGGCTCCTGGTGAGTCATTACCTAAAAAGGGAGCAGAAGGTTTTCCGGGTCTTGACTTGTACTCTGGATGAAATTGCACTCCCACAAAATATGGATGAGTAAGCAGCTCAAGAATCTACAGTAAATATGGTGTGACAATGAAGTCCAACAATGCCATCACAGAGACCCAGAATGAATAAGAACTCATAAAACAAACCAATAAGATCGTAATTTCACAATCGTACCTCCATGCGTCTGCCTGTTTCGTCCTtaccaacaaatgtaagaccagcaTTTTCAAGTTCCAAAATCATGCCAGGATTAACCTTAGATGTGTTGATATTGATTAGTACAAGACATTCAGAATGCTATTCTAATTTTTTTAGTACCAGCTAATGGTGAGGTTTGCTTACTCTTGGaggatcatggaaatcaagaaatGTCATGAATCACTTGAAAACAGACTTACCAACTAGTATACATGAAAAAAATCAAGAGACCAACCTCATATCTGTGTCGATGTCGCTCATCAATGTACCTGACGTTGCCATACCTATCACAAGGGAGAAAGGAGGAGAGAGAAGAGATTTAGTTTCTTTAAATATTCCTTCAATTGCAAAACCATGCATGTCAAAAGACATTTTGTTCATAACGGATACGAACAATACTTACAGCTTTGCAGATTTACAGTCCAGAACATGAAAGAAAGTCCTCCGGGATCCAAGTCGCATTGTCCCACCCATATGAGTTTTTGAACCCTGCAAATATTAAGTATTAGTGCAGCAAGTAAAAGGTCCAACAATGAAATCCAAGTGATTTACCTCTGGCATAAAAATAACACATGGATTTTTTGTGTCTGGGTCAAACTCAGTGCTATTTGCATTCTGCAGCTTGAGAATGGAACGTGCATACTCAATAACAGCTATTTGCATGCCCAGGCATATGCCAAGAAATGGTACATTATTTTCTCTAGCATATTTTGCTGCAATAATTTTTCCTTGAACTCCCCTGTCACCAAAACCTCCAGGAACTAGTATGCCATCTGCACCCTGAGTTGGTACATGGCACATTATTTCAATGAGTACAAGAAGAATGCATACTGGTGTAGAATGCAAAACTAGCACCATATACAAGACCTTGCTCACCTTTAACATATTCCAGGCCTTTCCATGAAGATTAGGTGCCTACACATAACCGAGTAAGATTTCAAataacattaataataataacaataatgacaacaaaaaagagatgGAGTGAAGAACAAGAGAACTAAAGATTAAACTAAATTATAAACCTCTATTGCTCTTAATTCTTCAAGGTCGGCAGCCGGAACCCACTCAACTACAAGCTTCCGTTGACAAGCAACAGAGGCATGTAAAAGGGCCTGCAATGAGGGAGTACATATTAATTTTTGATAACTACAATTTGAACTTGAATAATCACACAGTAACAAAAACATCCATTGAACAAATCCTTTCAATAATAATAACATGCAGGAGAATTTGGGCACAACTGTAAATAAAGAGATTCCTTAAGAATCAACTACGATGGGTATTAGTTTGGCATTCAACAAATTTATTTCCAAGACATGATGAACAGAACCAGAGGAATTATTAGCTTATGAAACTACCTACGTTAGAGGATAGGATATAGAAAAGGGCATGAATAGGAAAATACATTTGAGATTATGCCAAAAATGATTACCTTCAATACAGACAAATAAGAATCGGAAAGACCAGTATACTTTCCAACTATTGCAATTTTGACCTGACAAACAAAAAGGTGAAGTTGTCAATACTCCAGCTAAACAAATCATGAAACCACAATACCTTTAACTCAACTATTTTAAGTTATTGAAACACACGGGATCATGTAATGTATCACAGAGTTCAGCCCTATCCTTCCATTTTCTTAAGTTTGGCTCTCCAAGACTGcagtaaaaacaaaataaaattatgatgtaGCAAATTATAATCTAGCCTATACACCCAAGAAATCAACAGACTGAAAAACTGCAAAAAGACATATAGAATGAAATGCATTTTTTAAGTCTATTGGACAAACCTTAATAGGTCCAGTTTTGTTAGAATAGCTTTATGTGCCTTCTGGTCCTgtaacaaacaaaaaagaaaatcataTTGGGTTTATATGATTTTCCAGATGCCTGTACATAGGCAGCCGGGATGTACGCACCCTTAAAAGCAAAGGAACATGCCAAATGTTTGAAACATCATAAAGGGTAAAGATGTTCTCCACCTGCAAGTGAATTTTGACTGAATTAGTTATTAACCAAAATTTCCGATATATCCTTCTAGAGAAACATATATAAAGTTTGATCTACTTACAGGAACATGGCAAAACTGAGACAATTTCCCTTTCACATTCTCATCAAGTGGCTGCCAAGAACAACATCATCTATCAATGTCCAATGGCGTTGCTAAAAGATATACCAAGGAAAAAGGATAGACAAACGTAGGTACCTTTTCACTACGACAAGCAAGAACATTTGGTGCCAATCCAAGTGCCCTTAATCCCCGAACGCTATGCTGGGTGGGCTTAGTTTTCTGCATTggcaagagagaaaaaaagaaaaatcttatgGCTTAGTCCTGAATACTATGTTAAAACTTTATGGCCTTATTGTTGTTGTAATAAGCAGCATATCAAAGAAATAAATACAAGAAGTATCTATCTATTTGCAAACTTTGTTAGTACCTGTTCACCAACCACATTTAGAACGGGCACCAAACTGACATGAACAAGACAAAAGTTGCCAGGTCCTGAACAATAGCCATTAGGGCAAATATCTGTGCAGGAACTTCATATATTTTAAGTTCAAACATCCATTTTTCAATTCTTACCTACATGGCATGAAAATTGACATAGGGCCTCAATAAAAGGCATTGACTCAATATCCCCTGCATCAAAAATTAAATCTTATGTCATAGGAAAATATATATTGATGACAGTATGGCTGTATCACATGGAAAAAATTAAATGATATGGTAACTAATTTCCATACCTATAGTTCCACCTAATTCAATGACACAAACATCGGCTGGTCCTTCTTCGCCATCAACAGGAATCATTGCTGCACGTTCAATCCACTCTTGTATTGCATCTGTTACGTGTGGCACAACCTTTGCAGAATGACAAAACGGACATAGATTGAGTTTATGTTAGATAATTTCCATGATGATCCACTCAACAATAAAAGCAAAGAGCGAATGATGCTGCCACAAGGGTCAAACCTGAACTGTTTTTCCAAGGTAGTCACCTTTTCTCTCTTTATTGATGACAAACTAATGACAACAACAAGAAATTGTTGGAGACCTCAGCACGACATGAAAGGCATGTTAAATTAATGCCCAACTAGAAACTCCAAAATTAAAGAAAGTTAGAAACATGTCTTATAATTAATACTTTTGGTTATACAACTATTTAGAATAATATGCCTAGTCATTACATCTCAGGTTTAAGAAGAAAGGTTGATTCCTCCAGCACCTGGTATATCTTCCCAGTTGTAATGTTGTTGTCACGAGTCAAC
The window above is part of the Musa acuminata AAA Group cultivar baxijiao chromosome BXJ2-6, Cavendish_Baxijiao_AAA, whole genome shotgun sequence genome. Proteins encoded here:
- the LOC103987801 gene encoding uncharacterized protein LOC103987801, whose product is MKYVLVTGGVVSGLGKGVTASSIGVVLKACGLRVTSIKIDPYLNTDAGTMSPFEHGEVFVLDDGGEADLDLGNYERFLDIKLTRDNNITTGKIYQFVINKERKGDYLGKTVQVVPHVTDAIQEWIERAAMIPVDGEEGPADVCVIELGGTIGDIESMPFIEALCQFSCHVGPGNFCLVHVSLVPVLNVVGEQKTKPTQHSVRGLRALGLAPNVLACRSEKPLDENVKGKLSQFCHVPVENIFTLYDVSNIWHVPLLLRDQKAHKAILTKLDLLSLGEPNLRKWKDRAELCDTLHDPVKIAIVGKYTGLSDSYLSVLKALLHASVACQRKLVVEWVPAADLEELRAIEAPNLHGKAWNMLKGADGILVPGGFGDRGVQGKIIAAKYARENNVPFLGICLGMQIAVIEYARSILKLQNANSTEFDPDTKNPCVIFMPEGSKTHMGGTMRLGSRRTFFHVLDCKSAKLYGNVRYIDERHRHRYEVNPGMILELENAGLTFVGKDETGRRMEILELLTHPYFVGVQFHPEYKSRPGKPSAPFLGLVAASCGQLGRLLQSLSHSDMLIHKDLSINGAPKLNPYQNGDNNKRAYGLYSNGDGVHA